The DNA region CGACGATATCCACCGCACAGCAGATTCGATCGTTGTAGTTGGTCGCCACGGCAAGCGTCATGTATCCACCGTAGCTGCCGCCAGTCACCAGAACCCGGCTCGCGTCGAGCTCCGGCTGCCGCGCGATCCAATCGAGGAGAGCGCCGATGTCCCGCACCGACTCTTCCCTCTTCATCCCGTTGTCGAGCTTCACGAATGACTTTCCGTAACCGGTGGAGCCGCGCACGTTCGGATAGATGAGCGCAACGCCAAGCTCGTTCAGGTAATAGTTGGTGCGGGCAAGAAACCCCGGCGTATACTGGCCCTCGGGCCCGCCGTGAATGTTTATGATGACCGGACGCTTCCCGGAGAAGCGCTTCGGCGGCCGGTAGTAGAAGCCCGTGATCTCCCGCTGATCGAAGCTCTTCCAGCGGATGAGTGAGGGCTCCACGAGCTCCGACGCGATGAGCCCGCCAAGCTCGCTCTCGGTCCAGCGCACGACACTGCCCGTCTGTGGATTGATCGAATAGACGTCGCCCGGACTCCGAGCCGACGACATAGTGAACGCCAGCTCGTAAAGACGTGGATGCCACCTCACACCGCCGATGCCGCCTGCCGGAATATTCGAGACCGGCTTGATCTGCCGCGACCGCGTGTCCATCAGGTAGAGTCGATCGATACCAGCCTCGTTAGCGACAAAGGCGACGCTCTGACCGTCGCTCGAGATTTCGAAGTCGACAACATCCCAGTCGATCGACGTGGTCAGGGGCGTGACGCGCCGCGTCGCAAGATCGACATATGCGAGCCGCTGAAACTCGGAGCCGGCATCGCTCGTGAGATATACGCCGCGGCCGTCCCGCGCGAACCGCGCGCCGCCATACGCGACCGTGTCCCGCTCATTCGGAATGAGTGGGGTGCGGGCTCCGCTCGCGACGTCCACGAGGTACAGCCGGCTCTCGTTCACCGAGAGGTACTCCCCGACAAGCAGTCGGGCGTCGTCCGGGGACCAGTCGCTCACGCCCCAGCCACCGCCCTTCACCTCGAGCACCCGGCGTGTGCTCGCCGGATTTATCGGGTCTGCGACGTAAATATCGCGATCGGTTCCGTTGCGCCGGGTGCTGCCGTACGCGATGCGGTCGCCGCGCGTGCTCCACCTAATGCCGCCGTTCTGCGAGCGGCCTCCGTCGCTCAGCAGCGTGACGGCGCCGCTGGACACGTCATATCGGTAGATCTGACCGAATTCGTTGCCGCCAATGTCCCGCGTGAACAGGAAGTAACGCCCAGCCCCGGGCTCGTACGAGGCGTTGCTGACAGGCTCGTCGAAGAACGTGAGCTGGGCGCGCGCGCCGAGCGGGGTGGCGACACGATGAATCTGCGCGGTATTTCCGGAGCGGGTGCTGATGAGCACCTCGCGGCGCGTGGGATGCCAGTCGGCCAGGCTCGCCGATCGCGATTCGGTGTAACGCCGCACCTCGGCAGCCAATGCCGCGGGGATCGGCGGAATCCCGTCCGCTACGAGGTTTTCCGGCGGCGATATGACCGGCGTCTGCGCGCCTTGCGCAGCGAGAGCCGCCGGAAGGAATTGCCCGAGTGAGACTGCGAGGATGAACGATCGGCGCATGCGGCGAGGTCCGGGTGACGGAGAATTGTAGATGTAGTCCGTATCCCCCGGCGACGCCAGATGCCCGCCGTCGCGACGAGCTAAGCGGCGCCCGGCATTATCCTGCTGCGGAGTACGGCGAGACGCTTTCGCACCGAGCCGTCCATCACCGTGTCGCCCACCTTCACGATCACGCCGCCGAGTATTGCAGGATTCACGTTGACGTGAAGCACCGCCTGCTTGCCGAGCACGCGTGACAGCTGCTCCGCAATCGCGTTGCGCTCGCCCTCGGTGGCCTGTCGTGCAACCGTGACGTTGGCGTGAATGCGGCCCTCCGATTGATCGACGAGGTTGTGATACTCTGTCGCGATCTCGGGGATCAGCATCTGCCGCCGCTTCCGCACGAGCGCGAGCAGGAACCGGAGAAAATGGCGGGGCACACGATCGCTCAGCGCTTCCGTGAACACCGACGACTTCTGCGCCTCGCTCACCTTCGGAGACTCGAGGAAAAGATGCAGCGTCGGATCGTCCTCCATCGCGCTCGCGACGTCCTGGATGAGCTTCCCCCATCCGTGAAGATCGTCGGCGCGGCGCGCGAGCTCGAGCAGCGCGTCGGCGTAATTGCGTGTAACCGTCGCGTCGCGCATCAGCGCTTGTCCGGTGTCACCGGTATCGTCGCGAGAAAGCTCTCGACAATCCGGCGGTTCGACTCGTCGTCCAGATTCTTCTCGATCACCTTGCTCGCGCCGGCAATCGCCAGATCAACGGCCTCACGCCGCAGCTCGGCGATGGCGCGCACCTTCTCGCTCTCGATCTCGCGGCGGGCACGCTCCAGCATCTCCTGCTGCTGAGCGCGTGTCTCCTCGATCATCTCCGCCCGCAGCTTGTCGCCAATCGCGCGCCCCTCGGCAATCAGCTTCTGCGCGTCGCCGCGCGCCGCCTCGATCTGCTTGCGGTGCTCAGCGAGAATCTTCGACGCTTCCTCACGGTCAGCCTTTGCGGCGGCGATCGCTTCCTCCAGCGCCTTCTCACGCGCTTCGACTGCAGCGGTGATCGGCTTGAACGCGTACTTCGCGAGGATGAACCATACGGCAAGGAAGATCAACAGCGTCCAGAACATCAGCCCGCCGTGCGGCGTAAGCAGACCTCCCTTCGCCTCCCCGGCCGCTGCGCCGTGCGCTTCCTGTATCAATAACAGAAGAAAGTTGTGCATATGTCGGATCACTCGTTTGGCGTCGTGCACAGCCCGCGCGGTGCGCGCGGGCTGCACATCCGACTAGAACTTGCCCTGGATCTGGAACGCGATGACGATCGCGAACAGCGCCGCTCCCTCGATGAGCGCGGCAAAGATGATGGCGCCGGTCTGAAGACGGCCGGCCATTTCGGGCTGACGAGCCATGCCGTCCATCGCCTGGCCGGCGAGGCGGCCGATTCCGATGCCCGCTCCAATCACCGCGATGCCGGCGCCGATTCCTGCGCCGAGCTGCGCCCACGCTGCAGTGTAGGCCTCGTTGAACGCACCGGCTTGAGCAACTTCCTGAAGTAGCGGATAGAAAGACATTGTCTTGCCCTCGTTCGGTGAATCACTTGATGGTGGAGTCCGCGCCACCTACGCTGCCCGCCGGCGGGACTTTCGTCCCAGCGGGCTTCACCGGTCACTCGACCGGTTACGGAGAATGCTCCTAGTGAGCACCCTCTCTGATGAGACCGATGAATACCGAAACCAGGAGCGCAAACACGAACGCCTGCAGAAAGCCGATGAATATCTCGAGCAGCATGATCCCGAGCGCCGCCAGGAACGGAGCCGGCGCGATGAAGTAGCTGCCGAAGCTGAAGATGAGCCCGAGCAGCGCCAGCACCACGATGTGGCCGGCCGTCATGTTCGCGAACAACCGGATCGCGAGCGCGATGGGCTTCGTGAACTTCCCGGCCAGCTCGATGGGTGTCATCAGCGGCGTCAGCATGAGCTTCATCACCAGCGACTGGTCACTCGGCCAGTAGACTATGGTCTTCATGTAGCCTTTCGGCCCCAGCGTGCGCATGCCCGCAACCTCGATCATGATGAAAGAGAGAATCGCGAGAGTCGCGGTGACGGAGATGTTGCCCGTCGCGGTCGAGCCGTAGGGAATGAGTCCCAGCAGGTTCGCGAACAGGATGAAGAAGAACAAAGTGAGGACGAACGGAACGTACTTGTCGCCGTGCGGTCCGACGTTCGGGATTACGACTTCCTGCCGGAGGTACAGCACGAGTGCCTCGATGCCGTTCGCGAATCCTTTTGGCGCCTTTCCTGCCTGCTGGTGGCGGCCCTGTGCGCGAGCGCCGAGAAGCAGTGTGACCAGGCAGAGTGTCGCGGCGATGAGCAGCATCACGACGTGCTTCGTGGGCGACAGATCGAGTACAAGGTTGCCGATATGGATAGGATCCCAGTGCGGGAGCTCGTACTCGCACACCCAGCCCGCGTTGAAGCACGGGTACTCCAGGTGGTGCGAGTCGGTGATGTGCGGGGTGATGAAATCCTGGTTTTCAGCGATCATATGCGAGCAGGAGAGGTTCTACGAGCATCGAGAGGAACATGAACGTCGCGAGCGAGACCAGAGCCGCGGAGCTCGGCAGACCGAGCGCCGGAACAATCAGCAGAGCGTAGACCGCGAGCACCAGAACACGAAGCACTGAGCCGATTCCCCATCCGAGCATGAGGTTTCTCACCGGCATTCGCCGGGCGATGGCGAACGTGACCAGTTGTACCGCGAGTGCGATCATCGCGCTCGTTCTCAGAGCGCCTGAATCCCCCGGTGAATCGAAGCCGAGCTGAAGCACCAGGTACGAGATCGCGATCAGCGCCGCGGTAGCGGCGGCGAAATACATGCCTGCTTTCACGTGCCTCGGCGACCGTGGATCTCGTCGTCACGTTTCTGTGCGGCGACGATCTTTCGGTATACGAGGTAGAAGCTTCCTGCTGCGCCGATGAAGACGCCGGCGAAGACGCCGATGGGGCTCGTGCCGAGGGTTGAATCGATCCATTTTCCGAGGTAGAGGAAGAGGAGGATCCCGGCGGCGAACTGTATGCCGAGGCCAGCGTAGCTCGAGGCGGAGAGCTCATCCGAGCGACCTTGTTTGTTGGAGGAATCGCGCGGTTTGGGTTGCATTTCCGAGTAGAAATCTAGACTTTGTGAAATTTTTCGCAAGCTCGGTGGCCGTCACAAACTTGCTCCTGACGAACGATCTCCACAATCGCAACTTATTCGTAACTAGCGCAGTTACTGGAAGTTAGCTGTTACTTGTCTATTGACCGATCGTCATGGTGTTGATAAGTTGGCGCTCGTCATTTCGCGGCCTTAGTAAGGGTTCGAACGAGCTCCAGCACGGGCCATCTGTTCAAGAATGCGTAATCCACTTGTAATACCTCTTCTTGTCGCCGCGTCTGTGGCATTTGCCAGCAGCTCGTCGGGCCACAAGCAATCCCCGGAAAAGAAGCAGGACGATTCAGCGCACAAGAGCGCGGCTTTGGCGTCGTCGCTGGCGGTGAAGGTGAGCGACGGGGTTCGCTTCACGCTGAACGTTCGGAACAACGGCTCGCGGATGGTGGAGCTGAGGTTCCCGAACGGGAAGACCCACGACTTCTACGTGCTTGACGAGACCGGCCGCGAGGTGTGGCGCTGGAGCAAGGGGCGGATGTTCACGCAGACGCTTCAGAACAAGCTGATCAAGTCGAAGGACAACGCGGTGTATGCGGACAGCTGGAGCGGGTCGAACGCGCACGGGAAGTTCACGGCTGTCGCGGTGCTGCCGAGCGTGAATTATCCAGTTGAAGAGAGAGTCGAGTTTGCGCTGAGGTAGGCCGGGCTGGAAGAGAAGTTCGGATGAAACTTGCCGCCGCTCAAAATTCGAGTGGCGGCCTTTTCTTAGGGCTTGCCGAGGGAGCGGCGACCGAAGCGAAAGCTCGCTGACGCCTCGGTGACGCCGCAGCCGTATGTTAGGCCCGTGACCAAAAAGCCGAATCCCGGAATCAGTCTGCGCGCGTTGGGCGATGCCACAATAGCGACTCCGTTAACGACGATCGATCCATCGGCTGAGATCATATTCGCCGCCGCCCTTTATTTGCTGCTCGAGCGCAGGGAGCCGATAAGCAGGAGAAGCTTTCAGGCGGTTCTCTGGCCGGACGCTTCAGATCGAACCGCGTCCCACCGGTTGCGGCAGACCCTTCTCAAGCTTCGGCGACTTGGCTTTCCAATCGATGTCGCAGGCAAGGGACACATCTCGCTTGCCACGGAATCCGTCAAGGTCGACTACGAGGATTTCCTCGCAACGCGAAATGGCCTCGAGCGGAGTGGGAACGATGCGCTGGTTCTCCTGCCGGCTTATGAGCCGCGCTTTTCTCAGCGGTATCTCGAGTGGCTCGATACCTGGAAAGCAGACGTCAACGCCTCGATGACCCGCGTGATGCTCGGAATAATCGCCCGGCATCGAGTGAAGGGAGAGTGGGTCGAGGCGGAGCGTAACGCGGCGAAGCTCCTTCGATTTCAGCCTTACAATGAAGAAGCGACGCTGGCGATGGCTGAAGCGTGCGCGATGCGGGGTGGCAAGCTCCAGGCGATGGAGATTCTTGACAAGTATTTGAATGAAGTCGGGAGCGGCCCAACGGATCTTCGGCTACCGGCGACGATCATGCGGCGGCGAATCGCTGAGCGGATGCATCCGCGAATGGAAGCGGCAGTCGGGCAGTCACCGCTCGTGGGACGGGGCGCTGTGATGGAGCAGCTCGGAGAGCTGTTGCGACGTTCTCGCGACAAGAAGGGTCAATCTTGCCTGGTGTGGGGCGACGCGGGTGTGGGCAAGAGTCGTTTGTTGGCCGAGTTCGCAACATTCGCATCGCTGCAGGGAGTTCCAACGCAGCGCGTGCAGTGCAGGCCCAACGACCGGCATCGCCCACTCTCAGCATTCGTCGATTTGGTGCCGGGATTACGAACGATGCGAGGTGCGATTGGCTGCTCACCCGAGACGTTTGGCTATCTGGATCGACTGACGAAACACAAGCCATCTATTAGCGAAAGCAGGACGAGCGATGGAGACTCAGAGTTCGTGTATTCGCGGGTCCAACAATCACTCTTCGACCTGATCGATGCGGTGTCCGAAGAGGGATGTCTTATCGTCCTCATAGAGGATGTGCACTGGCTCGATTCGACGTCCGCGAAGCTTCTGAGCGAAATGGTTGCATGGGCGACTGACCATTCAATCTTCTTCGCTCTCACGGGGCGCGAGCGCCCGGAAGATTGGGCTCGCACGCCGGGTGGTTTGACGGAGATCCATCTACAGCCACTCGACACCGGCGCCTCGAAGGATGTCATTCTCGGAGTTGTGAGGCAACAAGGGCATGAAATCGCCGAGGGTCATCTTGACTGGTGCGTCCGCGTTGCGGAGGGCAACCCTTATTTCCTTCAGGAGCTGGCGAACCACTGGGTAGAGACTGGCGATCAGCAGGAGATTCCGTCGTCACTGGCGGCTGTTCTCAACGAGAGGATTTCGCGGATAAGTGGCGAAGCCCTCCTATTACTGCAGACATGTGCGCTGTTAGAGACAAACGCAACTCTTGATCGCATCGAAAAACTCATTGGCCTCGAGGCGCACCGCATGCTGCCGGCGATCAATGAGCTTGGGCTCGCGGGAATGCTTGTAATTGAAGCCGACGATCCAGCGAAAAACTCAGCCGATCGACTGTTGAGTCGTCACGATCTTCTCTCTAACGCTGCGCTCGCGCGGCTCACCCCCCCCGCCCGCGCTTTTCTTCACCGTCGCGCAGGAGCCGTATTCGAAAGCGAGATCGAGGGTGAGCGTTCTGCCTCGACTCTCTGGGATTGCGCAAGACATTGGCAGTTGGCGGGAAATATCGGCCGCGCGTTTCAGCTGGCGAAATCGTGTGCGACCCATCTTATGGAGGTCGGTCTCCCGAGCGGAGCCGCACAAGCTTATCGGAAGGCTTTAGCGTATTGCAGTACCGCTGAGGAGACCGCTCAAATTCTTGAGGGGCAGACTCGAGCCTACTATCGAAGCAAGGACTGGGGGGGCGTACTGGAGGCCGCAGCGCGTGCCAGAAAGGTCCATCTAAGCATCAATCCGAGCGTGGACCGGCACGACGATCTCGAGTTGATGGTGCTGCGCGCTCAGTGGCGCAACATGCATTACAGTCGCATCCTAGAAAAGGCGCTAAGGTGTCTCAACGAGCCAAATGCCACAGCCAGACACAGAGTCGAAGCTGGGATCATGTCATTGAAATTGCTAACGATGACGGGAGACATGGAGTCGATGCGCGACGTATACGCGCAGGTCGAAACGCTCGCAACAGCGCCAGATGTGGACCTTGCAATGCAGCTGCAGGCGAAGGCTATCTACCATACGACTTGCGGTAGCCTGGAAACGGCGCTTGCGTCTACGCGTTTGCTGGTCGAAGAGCATCGCAAAAACGGTCACGTCGGCGATCTAATACGATCACTCAATAATGCGGCGGTGACACTGCGAACAGCCGGCGTCTTTGACGAAACCGAGAGTGTACTGCTTGAAGCTTTATCCGTGGCGAAAAAACACAAAATCGATCTTGCTTCCTTCGGAGTGCTAGCGATGCTCGCGCATACGGCACTCGAGCGCGGTGGAACCGAAGATGCACACCATTGGTGGGAATTGCTTCGGGCTAGTCCTGTTCCCACAGATGATAGATATAGCGAAGTTGAGCTTGCAGTGATTTCAACCCGGGTCGCGCTCTTAAGTAAGCGGCCTTGCGAGGCAAAACGATTCTTGCCCCGCGGCTGGGGATGGGTGCGCCGAGACCCAGTCGTGTTTAGACAAACATATTTCGCCTGTCTTTACGTAGCGACGGAATTGGCTTGCGGCCGTATCCCTTCCGACTCGCTCTTGGAATTTCTTGAGGGGGCGCATCTTCGGGCGCGTGATCTCTTTTACCAAGCTTATCCGACGTACGCCCTCTACGTTGGTCTTACGGCGGCCGGGAAGGAGGCGCGCGGGGCAAAACTGCTTACCGAATATCTATCGAGTTTCCGGAGGGAGCCGCACCCGCCCTCGGCCAAATTGTTGTTGGGGCTCGAACGGCTTCTGCCGTTAGCTCGCAAGAAGCGGAACGGGCGCGGGAGTCTTCCAGCGGTCTTGTCCAGCGATCGCGGGCGTTAACGGAACATCCTGATCGAAGAGTTTTGGGTAAATCGGGCTTACGAGCAACTTGTCGCATATCGACGGATCAAATTGGCGTCCCCGTAACTTCACGAACTCTGCCCGAACCTGGGTTTCCGTCAGAGCAGCTCGGTATGGCCTGTCGGTTGTCATCGCATCGATCGTGTCAGCGAACATGATGATGCGACTCGCGATCGGAATGTTTTCGCCAACCAGTCCATCCGGATAGCCCGTACCATCCCAATTCTCGTGGTGGTGGCGAATCGGCTCAACTACATCCTTAAGTTGGGAGACCATTCTAACCAGCTCCTCACTCTTAACGGGATGAGTTTGCATGATCGCATTTTCTTCGGCAGTAAGTCTGCCGGGTTTGCTCAGAATTGGCGCGAAAACTTCGTGAATCTTTCCGACGTCGTGGAGCAAAGCAGCTACTGCGACACGCTCGACTTGTTTGTCACGAAGTCCAATAGCCTGCGCAATCAGGCGAGAATTTCTCGAGACACGACGTGAGTGGCCCGATGTGTAAGGATCCCGTGCCTCGATAGCGGCCACCATCAGCTGCAGGAGTTCATGATTCGTTTGGTCTAGCTCCCAGTTAACCTTGTAGAGCGCCCGAATTCCTAAGGCGGGCACGACGAGGGCGATTGCGCCCAAGGCTCCCCAATGCACATAGCAGTAGGCGAAGACGTAGACACAAGGCAATGTGAACAGGTCGTACAAGACGGTAACTCGCGCTCGGCCCGCCCAGAGGCCCCAAAAACGTTCTCGCTCACTTAGGGCGATGGCACCGGCCACCGCGGCTGAATTGATGAGCGCAAAAACGACGAGAATCGCGACGAAAGCAGGAAAAAACGGTCCCGACCCGGCGACCATCGCTTTTCCGCCAAGGGACTTGTATGTGACAATGCTTAATGCAACCCACAACGCGACCTGGGCAACATTGAATACGCCTTTAATAACCACTCGACGGTTTGCAACTTGAACCGCGACCGTTGCGATGGTAACGGCAGCCACCGTCACCCAATTAGGGGCCAAAATCACTGACGCGAGAATTGGCAGGAATGCGATTGAGCCAGATTCGCTACGGCCTGATTTCTTGTACGCGAGCATTTCGCATACAGCACTGAGAGCGGCAAAGACCGTCGCAACTTGGAGCGCCGGCCAAGTCACGCCGGGCTCCAGCAAATACGCTAGTACCCCCGCAAGTATCGCGGCCAGCGACAACGTGCCGACATAGAGACGAATGGGGCTGAACATAAGAAGGAGAAACCCCCAACCTCACGAAATTACGTCCAGCTGCCCTGGTCAGCCCAACACAGCATTCCGTGTAGAAGAGCAAGTAGATATGACATTTCGCGTCACCTCCCGGGATTTCAGTCGCAACCAGCATCCGCTGAATTGCGCTTAATCGGTTGGCTCAGCTCATGTTCTGTCTTGCCCGCTCAAGCTCCGCTCGTTTCTGAGGGAGGGGGTTTTTTTAGTTTTCCTGTGTAATCCCTGTTAAAGGTGAAACTCCACCACGCCATACAGGCGCGCTTTCGTTCTCACTTCACCTTCAAACTCCGCGCTGTTAGCGCGCATTCATTTTTGATCTGGTTTCTGCAATCTCACGCAAGGGCGCGTGCTGCTTCTTTTCTCACCGCGCGCGTGGCGCAGCCTTCATCTATAAGGTCAGTTGTGCTCGATCCACCGGTTAGTCGCGTCAAGTACCGCCAACACACCGGCAGACTCCGCACTCTCCCGCATCTCCACACTGCCCGTCAGTATCTTCGTCTCCCTGCCCGACCTCACACTCACCGCCACAAACACAAACGTCCGGTCGAACGCGTCGAACACCTTCACTCCCGCCACCCCGAGCTGACCTTCACGATTGTCCGCATCACCAATCGCCAGCAATGTCGCCCGCGCTGCCAGCTCCACCCGCGAACGATCACCCTCGATCCCTAAAGCTTCTCCGATAAATGACGAGTTCCCCTTCCGCAACGTCACCCTGCACGACAACCCCTTCGACCTCGACCCCCGTACCTCGACATCCTCGAAATACAGCCGGCGAGCAAAAGGGCCCGTCCTGTGTGAAGGCACCGACCCTTGCTGTCCTGAACGCTGCTGCTGACCGCCCTGACCCTCACCACTCTCCCCAGCCGCCGATCCCCCCGAACCAGCCGGCCCCGCCGGCCCCGTTGGAGGCCTCGCCTCCTCCGGCAACAGCTTCGGCTTCACTTCCGTCGTCGTCGCCACCGAGATCTTCCGATGATCTATACGCATCGCCAGATGCGCGATCAAAGCACTCTCGATGTTCCTTACCATCTGCTTCGGCGTGAGCTCCGCGGTCGTCAGAACGTGAATCTGATCGATCGCCCCGCTGTCCCCCGCAATAATCCGCGCCGAGATAACACCAGGGAGAGTGAGGATCAGCTCCTCCGCACGCTTGATCGGGAGGACGCTGCCAGCGATCGGGGACGACAAGCTCAGGCTCGTTGCGTGAGTTATAAGTGGCGGCTCGCTCGGAAACGGGCAGCAAGTATGGGAGTCGATACAGAAGTTTGCAAGAACAATTACCGGACAGGGATGTTGTAGTCTCGCAGCTTCCGGTACATGGTTCGCTCGCCTATTCCGAGCATCGCCGCCGCCTTCCGCCGGTTACCATTTGTTTCCGCCAACGCCGCCTGAATCGCCGCGCGCTCAATTTCCGCCATCGTCATTCCCGGCGCAATAGTCAACGTCCTTGGCCCCACGGACTTACCCGGCGGCTCGATCGCTGATTCAGGAAACCGTGCAGACCCAACCAGAGAAG from Gemmatimonadaceae bacterium includes:
- a CDS encoding AAA family ATPase — protein: MTKKPNPGISLRALGDATIATPLTTIDPSAEIIFAAALYLLLERREPISRRSFQAVLWPDASDRTASHRLRQTLLKLRRLGFPIDVAGKGHISLATESVKVDYEDFLATRNGLERSGNDALVLLPAYEPRFSQRYLEWLDTWKADVNASMTRVMLGIIARHRVKGEWVEAERNAAKLLRFQPYNEEATLAMAEACAMRGGKLQAMEILDKYLNEVGSGPTDLRLPATIMRRRIAERMHPRMEAAVGQSPLVGRGAVMEQLGELLRRSRDKKGQSCLVWGDAGVGKSRLLAEFATFASLQGVPTQRVQCRPNDRHRPLSAFVDLVPGLRTMRGAIGCSPETFGYLDRLTKHKPSISESRTSDGDSEFVYSRVQQSLFDLIDAVSEEGCLIVLIEDVHWLDSTSAKLLSEMVAWATDHSIFFALTGRERPEDWARTPGGLTEIHLQPLDTGASKDVILGVVRQQGHEIAEGHLDWCVRVAEGNPYFLQELANHWVETGDQQEIPSSLAAVLNERISRISGEALLLLQTCALLETNATLDRIEKLIGLEAHRMLPAINELGLAGMLVIEADDPAKNSADRLLSRHDLLSNAALARLTPPARAFLHRRAGAVFESEIEGERSASTLWDCARHWQLAGNIGRAFQLAKSCATHLMEVGLPSGAAQAYRKALAYCSTAEETAQILEGQTRAYYRSKDWGGVLEAAARARKVHLSINPSVDRHDDLELMVLRAQWRNMHYSRILEKALRCLNEPNATARHRVEAGIMSLKLLTMTGDMESMRDVYAQVETLATAPDVDLAMQLQAKAIYHTTCGSLETALASTRLLVEEHRKNGHVGDLIRSLNNAAVTLRTAGVFDETESVLLEALSVAKKHKIDLASFGVLAMLAHTALERGGTEDAHHWWELLRASPVPTDDRYSEVELAVISTRVALLSKRPCEAKRFLPRGWGWVRRDPVVFRQTYFACLYVATELACGRIPSDSLLEFLEGAHLRARDLFYQAYPTYALYVGLTAAGKEARGAKLLTEYLSSFRREPHPPSAKLLLGLERLLPLARKKRNGRGSLPAVLSSDRGR
- the atpH gene encoding ATP synthase F1 subunit delta; translation: MRDATVTRNYADALLELARRADDLHGWGKLIQDVASAMEDDPTLHLFLESPKVSEAQKSSVFTEALSDRVPRHFLRFLLALVRKRRQMLIPEIATEYHNLVDQSEGRIHANVTVARQATEGERNAIAEQLSRVLGKQAVLHVNVNPAILGGVIVKVGDTVMDGSVRKRLAVLRSRIMPGAA
- a CDS encoding S9 family peptidase, which codes for MRRSFILAVSLGQFLPAALAAQGAQTPVISPPENLVADGIPPIPAALAAEVRRYTESRSASLADWHPTRREVLISTRSGNTAQIHRVATPLGARAQLTFFDEPVSNASYEPGAGRYFLFTRDIGGNEFGQIYRYDVSSGAVTLLSDGGRSQNGGIRWSTRGDRIAYGSTRRNGTDRDIYVADPINPASTRRVLEVKGGGWGVSDWSPDDARLLVGEYLSVNESRLYLVDVASGARTPLIPNERDTVAYGGARFARDGRGVYLTSDAGSEFQRLAYVDLATRRVTPLTTSIDWDVVDFEISSDGQSVAFVANEAGIDRLYLMDTRSRQIKPVSNIPAGGIGGVRWHPRLYELAFTMSSARSPGDVYSINPQTGSVVRWTESELGGLIASELVEPSLIRWKSFDQREITGFYYRPPKRFSGKRPVIINIHGGPEGQYTPGFLARTNYYLNELGVALIYPNVRGSTGYGKSFVKLDNGMKREESVRDIGALLDWIARQPELDASRVLVTGGSYGGYMTLAVATNYNDRICCAVDIVGISNFNTFLKNTESYRRDLRRVEYGDERDPAMYAFFERIAPLNNAAKITKPLFVVQGGNDPRVPRTEAEQMVARVKQNGSPVWYLMGKDEGHGFRKKNNVDFQFYSTVEFVRRFLLAR
- the atpB gene encoding F0F1 ATP synthase subunit A, which translates into the protein MIAENQDFITPHITDSHHLEYPCFNAGWVCEYELPHWDPIHIGNLVLDLSPTKHVVMLLIAATLCLVTLLLGARAQGRHQQAGKAPKGFANGIEALVLYLRQEVVIPNVGPHGDKYVPFVLTLFFFILFANLLGLIPYGSTATGNISVTATLAILSFIMIEVAGMRTLGPKGYMKTIVYWPSDQSLVMKLMLTPLMTPIELAGKFTKPIALAIRLFANMTAGHIVVLALLGLIFSFGSYFIAPAPFLAALGIMLLEIFIGFLQAFVFALLVSVFIGLIREGAH
- the atpE gene encoding ATP synthase F0 subunit C; the protein is MSFYPLLQEVAQAGAFNEAYTAAWAQLGAGIGAGIAVIGAGIGIGRLAGQAMDGMARQPEMAGRLQTGAIIFAALIEGAALFAIVIAFQIQGKF
- a CDS encoding HD-GYP domain-containing protein → MSLAAILAGVLAYLLEPGVTWPALQVATVFAALSAVCEMLAYKKSGRSESGSIAFLPILASVILAPNWVTVAAVTIATVAVQVANRRVVIKGVFNVAQVALWVALSIVTYKSLGGKAMVAGSGPFFPAFVAILVVFALINSAAVAGAIALSERERFWGLWAGRARVTVLYDLFTLPCVYVFAYCYVHWGALGAIALVVPALGIRALYKVNWELDQTNHELLQLMVAAIEARDPYTSGHSRRVSRNSRLIAQAIGLRDKQVERVAVAALLHDVGKIHEVFAPILSKPGRLTAEENAIMQTHPVKSEELVRMVSQLKDVVEPIRHHHENWDGTGYPDGLVGENIPIASRIIMFADTIDAMTTDRPYRAALTETQVRAEFVKLRGRQFDPSICDKLLVSPIYPKLFDQDVPLTPAIAGQDRWKTPAPVPLLAS
- a CDS encoding AtpZ/AtpI family protein, which produces MQPKPRDSSNKQGRSDELSASSYAGLGIQFAAGILLFLYLGKWIDSTLGTSPIGVFAGVFIGAAGSFYLVYRKIVAAQKRDDEIHGRRGT
- the atpF gene encoding F0F1 ATP synthase subunit B, whose translation is MHNFLLLLIQEAHGAAAGEAKGGLLTPHGGLMFWTLLIFLAVWFILAKYAFKPITAAVEAREKALEEAIAAAKADREEASKILAEHRKQIEAARGDAQKLIAEGRAIGDKLRAEMIEETRAQQQEMLERARREIESEKVRAIAELRREAVDLAIAGASKVIEKNLDDESNRRIVESFLATIPVTPDKR
- a CDS encoding BsuPI-related putative proteinase inhibitor gives rise to the protein MRNPLVIPLLVAASVAFASSSSGHKQSPEKKQDDSAHKSAALASSLAVKVSDGVRFTLNVRNNGSRMVELRFPNGKTHDFYVLDETGREVWRWSKGRMFTQTLQNKLIKSKDNAVYADSWSGSNAHGKFTAVAVLPSVNYPVEERVEFALR